gagttagcccctccccttaggaccctgggaggttcacatccacataggttaggttaagtCCTTAtgggggttagagcctggggcttagcacttagtaagactcaatgaaatatactgaattactcaaagcaaacaaaggccaaactcttcaagggcacttgttgaactaagtgctaagagcccattttgcttaccaacacaccaagGGACTTTTACATCTAGACAACTTTAAATTTGACACATGAGTCCTGGTAAATTTTTCACTAAGCTGTGATTATCAAAACATTCTGTTTGAACTGAAGCTCATTGGACCATAACTAACTTTATTTTGAGTTATCTAATGGATCATAATAATCTATCCATAATCAGTAGTCCATAATCCACcgtctgagagaaatgccacgaGGTGCTCAGAGAGAATATGATTCAGGTAGAGGTCTGCATTGGGAAAGCTGAGAAGACCATTTTAGCCTCAGTCtaagatgggatcctcctggctcagtttcctcattgtgttcctttgaaaaggaatgttacTCACCTAgctattcctgagtctggctatCAGGTGGAATTGAAATAGCATGGTTGGAAAACTGAATTATCTGAACTCTAAGGATGTTTTATTCTGTCCTACTTGATAGAAATCATATCCCTGCTTTATTCTTTTATAGTAAATTTCTATGAaatcagagcaagtagtcagtaaaagatGTAAGCACAATGCAAGTGTGTGAGATCTTGCTGTTTTGACCTGAATGTGCAGTCATTCCATATCCAAAACCAACTGAAATTGAATCAGAAATATCTTCAGTTTGGTTTGGGGAAGAGAATTTTGGTCCAATCAATTTTCTTAGAGGGAGGTAACCCATTTGGCTTAGTCATTACTTAAGTGTCCTCCCAAGTCTTTTGTTATAGTTCGAGTAAAAGCCATTCTCTGGCCTATTCATTTGTGTAACAATTGAACCCAGCCCTGGAAAACTCCAACCTGCAAAAGTTTTGTTACTTCCCAATAGCATCAGATCCTCCTAAAGGAACTGGAATAAGACTGGAAGCTTGGGGAAGTAAGAAGATCAGATAATCCTGTATGTCAAATGTAAATGATTCTAATgggtctcttttttcttccttcctttctttctttctctttcttttttcctttctttttctttctcttcctttctttccttcttccttccttccttccttcctttttttcttccttcctttctttctttctttctttctttctttctttctttctttctttctttcccccgaTTCTGATATCACTgtggtctaggggtgctgggaaccaCAAAATGCAAGGGTGGAGGGCAggggtctgcctcaaaagaatccGACCACTCAAGTCTTTTTTCAGTCCAAGTAGGGAGTTTATTAAGACACTGGTTGGGGTTAGGTGAGATTCCTAGTTAGTCTACAGCTTTTGTGATGCCAATATAAGTAAGTCATATTTTAAGAATTTGAGCCTTTGATGAGGATGGAACcgatatttttatacataaagactatgggaagatctggatggaaTTAAGAGGTGACAAGTAGCCTGGGGGTGATCTGGAGGTAACAGATAAAGGGGCCTGGGTGAGATTAAGAAGTGTCAAGTAAGGTAATTAAGTAATCAAGGTAGGCTGGGGTGGGTCAGATGGCCCAGCCAATTGCCAGGGACTGGGTTCCCAAAATTTGTGGGAAGGTTCAAgggcttttccttttaggggttcatCATTAGCTTCCGATCACacccagtatgtgtcaggcaatgtgttaagcactgggaatacataGAGAAAAAATCTgttgccttcaaggggcttaccaTGTACTGCAGGAGaaaatgtgcaaacaagatataaatgaaataaaattgaggCAATCACCTTTAGTATTATCTCTTCAGATTATATCTGCAAAACAGTGGGGAGAAGGAGACCTTTAAGAAGAGTGAAAGGTGAAACCTTGGATTTCTCAATCAGCAAGTTACTGTATACCTAAAAGAGGGTCATTGTCCTTTTGGTAGGACACGTGAAGTTTTAGCCACAGAATGAAGCCTTTCGTGGATGAAGGCTCAGAATATGGTGCAGCACATTCAGGGTTTTAGGAAGCAAGAGGACTGACAGCAAACAACTGAAGCCTGGAAATACTGCAGGTgaggaggggatgggggggggaaagagaaagacagagagagagagagagagagagagagagagagagaagggaggcatgaaagacagaaaagaagggagaaagccCAGAGACAGGGCATATCTTCCCTGCTCTACTAACCCAGGGCTTGTTGAGAATCTGGATTGGGCAGGAAGTCATGTCATTCCCATCCTCTGGTAGTCTAAGGGGATTTCTGGGCTTCCCtaatcctttcttcttctgccCCAATTTACTTTGGTGAAGTCAGTTCCTCTAGAAGAGCAGAAGGTTAGACAAAGAGTagggaacacctgggttcaaatctttcctctgacacaaactctttgaccctgggaaagttagttaacctctctgagcctcagtttcctcatctgtgaagtggagtGGAAGGCCTCTGTGCTTCATTTTCCTGTCCTgaaaaaatgaggagaatgagCAAAATGGCTACTAAGTCTCAAAATAGTCACTAATCCTGATTCTTCGATGtgacttttcttcttcattccccAAGAAGCTGCTCTgcagaggggtggagggagggctgGAGCAGGCAGAGGGAAGAATGAGGGTACCCTTTCCCCACTCAGGCAGGGGCGTATTTCAATTGCAAGGGTATGAAGTGAGCTCCTAGGAAATCAGTGGTGCAGCTAacaggggcaggagggaggacaAAGGGCTCAGTCTAATTTCTTCTGCAGGATCtccaggagacagagacagaaccaTACATGGCTCCCTACCACATCAGGAGATACCAAGACCATGACTGGAAGCTTGTGAGGGAATTATTCTCTAAGGGAATGCTGGATAATATGCCTTCTGAATTCTGGGCTTTGCTGAAGAAGCCAAGAACATTCCTGGTCCTCCTGGGGGTGCCCTTTGCCCTGGTCCTGGGCTCTGGTTCCCTTGTCCTGTGTCTCTTGTCTTTATTTGGCCTCTTAGCTGGCCAGTGGTTGACTTTTAGGCATTGTGTAGTACAGTATGTACACGATTCCTTGAATGCTGACCTGTTGGATATTCAGAAATCCTTCCTGAGTGGGAAAGGCTCCAGTTTTTGGGTGGCAGAGTGTGAGCATCAGGTAGTGGGCACCATTGGTGCCCGTCCAGCAAAGACATCTATTGGAAGAGGGAACTATCTGGAATTGCTCCGCTTGTCTGTGAAGAGGAATTACCGAGGCAAAGGGATGGCCAGGACCTTGGTCCAGACTGTGCTCCAGTTTGCCCAGGATCAGGGGTATGATGGAGTGGTCCTCACGACTAGCAAGTCCAATCACCCAGCTCAACGCCTTTATGAGAGTCTTGGCTTCTGGAAATCCCGTGAATCACGGTATGACTTGAACTGGTGGCTAGGTTTCCTCCCACTTTCGCATTACCAATGTGATTTTTCCTCCCAGAAATGACTGTCCCCTGCCCCAACCCTTTCATGTCTCTCAGTGTTTAATGGGTTTGTTTATTAAAGTTTGTTGACTTTCCTGCCAGCCTTGACTGGTTATTTCCTTGTTACAAAAAGCCCTTACCAAAAAAATCCTTTTGGATTGAGGAGAAATCACAGAGAAAGGGAGCTCTGTATTAAAAAGTAACTATGGGAGTATCGTGTATTTTAAATATTCCAAGAGAGACTAATACGGACTTCCCTGACCTAGATGGTGATTACATTTATACCCATTATACTTTCTTCCCCCCATTCCCTTAAGTATTTTCTGTCCCCAGCAAAACATTGGGTGCATTTGGCACATATGTCCCTATCTTCAATTCCACAAAGTTCTCTGGAAAGGCTCAAACACTGTCCTTTTGAGGGTCTCCCTCCAGTGCCATATACACTAGAATTTCAACCAAAACTATTTGGCATTTTTTTAGATGGCCTCTTAAGGACAGTAGGATGAACCCCAGGAATTGCATTCAGAACCATCCTTAGGTATTCTCTCAAACAATAAtggtcattgttgttgtttgggtgACTGTGTCTCCCTACCTCACGTAGGCTAGAAATGTAGCAGTCCCTTGGAGGGCCTGATCCCAATGCTGATCTTTGAAGAAGCTTTAACCTGGGTCATTTGGGTCCCCCTTAGGCAGCCTGCTGGAGCTTTGCTTGGTGGGGATCATGCTCTTAGTGGACAACCCAAGCTTGCCTCTAGCCTTCCTTCAGCTctgaactcctgaactcaagtaaTCCACCATACTCATCTTGCCCAGCAGCAAAGGAATAGAGATGTGCCCCATTGAGTATGGCTAGAAATGAACACTCTTCAGGGAGTGGCCAGGCCTGCTGCACCTTGTAGGTCAAGAGATAATAATCTTCCCTAAATACAAAGGATTTTGTCTTGAGTAATTATGAttccatcatctctctctctctctgtctgtctgtctctctctctccccctctctcccctgtgTTCtttctcaccagtgttttgcttctgatcactgcctctcCCAATGTGACCTCTCTTTCATTGGTTCCATTCCCCTGCTCTTATTACcctcccctcctatttctctttggggtaagatagatttctatacacaactgagtggatatgttattccctctctgagaCAATTCTGATTAAAGTTCAAGTCatgtccaccccacccccatctttctcTCCACTATTATAGTTCTTTTGCACCTCTTTGTGTGTAATAATTAatcatcccttctctcttctcccagtgcaaccCTCCttttaccccttaattttttatatcatcccatcaaaatcaacttatactcataccctctgtctatgtacataCCTTCtaagtaccctaatactgataaacttcttgagagttactagtgtcatcttcccatgtaggcatGTGAACAGTTTAATGTTCTTGAAACCCTTATGTctgctctttcttgtttaccttttttatgcttctcttgagtcttatatttgaaaataaaattttctattcagctatggtttTTCATCAGGAATCGCTGAaagtctatttcattgaatgtctatcccctcccccccaccccaaacaaagGATTATACTCTGTTTCactgagtaggttattcttggttgtaatgcaAGTTCCTTTTCCCTCTGAAATATCACATTTCTAGCCTTTgaccctttaatgtagaagctactaaatcttgtgctatcctgactgtggctctatgataattgaactgtttctttctggctgcttagaatattttatccttgacatgggagctctggaatttagctatgatattcctgggaggttttattttgggatctctttcagaagatgatcactatattcttccaatttctattttatcctctgg
This region of Trichosurus vulpecula isolate mTriVul1 chromosome 3, mTriVul1.pri, whole genome shotgun sequence genomic DNA includes:
- the LOC118844818 gene encoding N-acetyltransferase 8-like, giving the protein MAPYHIRRYQDHDWKLVRELFSKGMLDNMPSEFWALLKKPRTFLVLLGVPFALVLGSGSLVLCLLSLFGLLAGQWLTFRHCVVQYVHDSLNADLLDIQKSFLSGKGSSFWVAECEHQVVGTIGARPAKTSIGRGNYLELLRLSVKRNYRGKGMARTLVQTVLQFAQDQGYDGVVLTTSKSNHPAQRLYESLGFWKSRESRYDLNWWLGFLPLSHYQCDFSSQK